cgactataaacttaaaaccgtcacctttggcatcaattgtGCACCTTATTTGGCCATTAGAACATTACATGAAGTGgcacaaacaaatgcaacaaatttgcctttagcatcttctgtgttgcaaacacaaacatacgttGACGACATActatcaggtagccacagtCTGTCCTTAGCGTGCGAATCACTAtctcaagtgatcaaagcactaaattcagcggGATTCCccttaaagaaaattacatctaatcatcccgaaataataaaaaacatacaaaaggaagacttattagatataaatttccttaaatttgaaacggccagtacaacaaaaaccctagggattcaatggaatgcgataacagatcaattctcatatacaattgagtcaatatctgcaatgtccgccagtacaaaacgccaaatactttcctcggtggcaaaacttttcgaccccgcaggatggctttcgccaataatgattcaagcaaaaatcctcattcaagaattgtggcaagatggcactgaatgggatgaacaggtgaaacctgtacgtttaacaaaatgggtACAATTTGCTAACAATTTGCATAGTATTTCagaaattcgaatccctcgatgggtaaatttcacccctaacattaacacagaattacacggtttctgtgatgcctctgaaaaggcttattgcgcaacagtttacgtacgcacacagtacgataacaaaatatctgcacacctcttggtagccaaagccaaagttgcacctttgaagacactcagtctgccacggcttgaactgaatggtgctcttctgttagcaaaattaatttcaatagttcAAACCCATCTGAAATTAACCGATCACAAAACGTATCTTTGGTCAGACTCAGAGATAGTTTTAGcgtggttagaaaaaccaccctatTGCTGGAAGACCTATGTATCTAACCGAATATCCCAAATTTTAGACTTAGTTGGcccagcaaaatggcaacatgttgcaagtacGGATAACCCAGCCAATCTTGGGACACGAggttgcaagccactgcacctcaccagcactacactctggtggaatggtccaacatggctaacagaatcacaagaattctggccaaagtctCCCGCTCGTAATATAATACCgccggaaagtcggaaaattgaaaattttcatattactccagaagaggatgatattctccatCGATTTTCGTCATTTGCTAGAGCACTAAGAGTAGTCGCTTACATGCACAAATTCATTCAAAGacttaaactaaaaatgaaAGGAGCACCAAATAATCCTTGCGTACAACTAACGCATtccgacttgcaacatgccaaggtcagtctaatattatatacacaaactcgctatttcagcaAAGAGAAATCAAAGTTGCTCGAAAAGCGACCTCTCGAAAAGGGAAGCTCACTTCTCGTCTTAAATCCATTCTTGGATTCTAAGGGATTAATAAGGGCAAATGGATGGTTGGCGAACTCCAGCCTTAGTTATAACGAACGACATCCCATCATTATTCCTGAGAAATCCCGGTTTACTCATTTATTCTTAATATACCTTCACCAGCTTACACTacatggtgagcatcgcttgatgcagcaaatggtccgacaagaattttatataccgcgactaaagccacaacttaaaaagacgatttttatgtgtaaacaatgtaccttgtacaaacataaaatgcgcacgcagatcatggcagctttaccacctgaacgctgcaattatgCTCTACCTTTTACTATtactggggttgattttgctggacctttccagataaaggcctcaATGTTAAGATCATCTAcatttagaaaagggtatgtggctgtttttgtatgttttacgacaaaggcagtacacctcgagctttgttcagatctgacaACTGCGGCTTTCCTCGCAGCATTCGCacgctttgtcggacgacgcggatttCCCTCAAAgattatgagcgacaatgggaaaaattttatcggagctcaaagagccaccgAAAAGGAGTTCATAAACTTTATGAAAGAAGTTTCCCctgaaatagttaaaaatatgcACCTCAAGGGATCGATTGGCAGTTTATACCtccatgttctccacacatggctggactttgggaatcagcagtcaaaagctttaagtcccatttaaagaaaacggctggtaatcataaatttaattatgaggagtttactacattactcactcgtatcgaagccgtattaaattcaagacctatatcaccactctcgcaagatccctccgatttcacagctCTTACACCTGGACACTTCCTCAGAGGAGCTCCTCTTCTCgccatacctgagacagaaggagactcctcactttaataaatcgatgggaaagaatcaagattctccatcatgaattcagccacagatggaaggaagactatctaaaagatctccataagagatatcgatggaaaacgATCCAGAAGGAACCCAGTACAGGCGAATGCGTCATCATACAGGACGAATGCCTTCCCCAACCGAATGGCGACTAGGTCGCATTGAAAAGGTACATCGGGGACGTGATGGTCATATAAGAGTAGTAGATGTGCGAACACAAACTGGTCTACTAACTCGACCATTAGTGAAATTGTGTTTTCTTCCAAATACCGAAGAACCGATTACCGAAAACAAGCGAACACAAACGCATACATAGAATCAAAcaataactaattaaaaatacacCGTTTTACAATCCGTACGTACAAACCAAACGCATAATGAACGCGGTTAATACTAAGCAATAAAAtccatatatataatatataatacataaatatatatatctatatatacacacatatataatgAGTAGCATGTTTCATACTACTAGCCAAaccatatttaatatacatattcctATTCCAATAGAAATGGACATAGAAGACAGCCAACTTACTCCCAAAGCTGTGAGATCCGCCATTGCTGCACCTAGAGCATCAGCGCCACCCATCGCCGCACCAAGGACACGAAGAGTCTTGAGTCCGCCAAGGCAATCATCTGTTGCAACACCCAGGGATACGTTAGAAGATCCATTCGAAGAGACCTTGCCTCCACGATGCAGCTTATGCCATCGGCCCCACGTGCTGAAGAGGTGCACTATCTTCAAAAGCATGAAGCCAGCTCAACGCCAACAGATCGCTCGCGCACACGGCCATTGCATGAATTGCTTGGCAGACTCCCACACCACCTTCGAATGTCCAACCGACGGGTTATGCCAATACTGTCAACGCCCTCATCATACACTGTTTCATCGATTCCCTCGTCGAGTCAATCCGCCAGCAATCCGCACAAATAACGGACACAGACAACACGAGGATCCTGTCCAGCGCCGAAGAGGGCACCATTCCAAACGCACCAGGGGAGCGCACTCACGACCACCTGCACCAACCTACGGTCATCGTAATCCACCCCGCAGACCCACTGGACTGAACGCCGTAGTGAGCACTCTGCAACGGTTGCAACGTCTTCTAGGCGATTAATCCGCCTAGGGGGGGCCGGGATGTTTATGCGACATCTGGTCGTGAGATATTTTGCTACGCCGCGCATATCATCCTCACAGCACTCATCACACACAATCCACACACAACCCAATACAACACAACATGTCATCCACACAACCACAGCTACACATCATACCAACCACACTACACACCAACACTTCGCCTTTTTCACCACTCACAACCGATACAAAAGGATTGGTCACATCGGAATGAGagcctttttttcgttttacccGTGACCGCTAAGGTTTTTTCGCCATCGAGACGTTCGTCGACACATCGCTCTACAAGTTCAAAATTTACTAAGTTAAACCAAAGTGCTAGTGGAGTATTGTATAAAGcattcttttgaaaaatttgttgtgaaaagaaaaaagagaaaataaatacaaaaaccattaatttgaaagtgaaatacttcttttctttatttcaaagaaaattgactaattaaaaaattccagGTGCAAGTGCAAGTGCAAGTGCAACAAGTGAGTATATCACCGACATCCGGGTGAACAAAAGGTTTGCAACTAAACAGCTTTCCATATCTGTTGCTACTCGTATCATTATgtcatataaatatactattACTTTTTCTGCTATTATCATTTCtgataatattttatgtatgaaCCTTTGCAGTGCAGAGGTCGTACTCTTCAGttaatttgcttgtttacacgATTTTTCTGTTTAGAACAATCAACTTTCTTTCTTCCCTTAAATATGCCACATAACTGACCATGGATATTGCAGAGTCAAACAACAAACTTTAAAAGATTTACCTTTTGTGATTTGTTAACGGTCATAACAAATAACGGaatcgaaaatttaaatattttaaactcaaaCGGCATATCGGTTGAGATCATCGGGATACTCCGAATCAAAACTTTCTCACCTTCGAATTTTCCTTTGAGTATTGTCACGTAAATCACATTGCTCATAAATTTACTTACCGTGTAGCGTTTCATAGTTTTGTTTGGTTTATTTTTCGAAGTATTAGGCGTAAATTTTGCGTTGGTAAACCAGGCTCATCCAAGAAGTTTAAATATTCAATTGATTAGTTACTAGCTTCATCTTCATTCATTTGACTGATGATCTCATTCTGTAATAATAGCTTAGATCTTCTACAACTTCATTCTTAACCGCTATAATTGCTCAATCACTCAACAATTTATTACTTTTGTGGTTAGTAATGATGTTTGTGAACACTTTGTTGATAGGTTCGTCTTTCGATGAGACAAAGTTACAGAAATTATTAGGAAATGAAACCAATCCGCTCGATTCATCAAAAGGTACTCAAACATTACCGATAGCCAACAGATGCTTGAAGAAATCTTTAGCAGATTTATCCTTAAGCAATGCAGCTCTCATGTTTGTTTTCAGTTGAAGTTTCTTCAGATAGCGCCATAGATTTATTGATTTGAGGCCAGTGTTTATTTCATCAGCAGCCGTTGATCTTGGAAATACTGGCAGTGTTTGTCGAGAATTACCAGACAATAGAATCATTGCTCATTCAAAACATCTCGAGTCATTGCGTAGGTTTTTCAATGTTGTGCTTCTAATGCACGTTTATGTGCCATTGTGCATCATGATGATTTTTTATGATGATGCTTTGGCCATTGCTGAGTTTTTTCCAATCATATTGGATCTGACCAGTTCTACCGGGGGCAAGCCGGAAATACAAACCACCATTTCTGTCGTTAATTGCCTTCATTAAAATGTATCATAAACTTCCTTTTGATGGGAATTCCATAGGGATAAATTGGTTTGAACTGCTAAATCTAATAATTGGTAATCATATTCAcgttttaatttcaattcttGATTTAATATGTCATTCATTTCACGATTTGGCTGGCATTACTAACCTGACTAATAAACTATTGCACATGACGTAACACGTGTCTTCGATCAAGAGTAATGCCCGATTATGTATCTCTTCATTCATCTCAACATCGTCAATTCTGGAGCTGATACGAATTTGATGTAAAAAATCTTCTGACATATTATCCTTGTATGCAGAGATAATGGCTTCAACGATTGTTGTATCCCGTGGGTATCGTTTTCGTGTAAATTGAGTTCTTTATATGCAGCACGATATGTTGGGAATATAATACCATTAACAGTCTTTACTGTTTCAAATGACTTTGGCGCACACAATTTATATGAATGAACTGCATACATATGACCAAGAGCATCAGTAGAACGCTGTTGTTGATCCTTCACTTGTTGATCTAACGCGGCGCTTCTAACggaataaagcttaaaatctcaccttttcaacactctttggtatgacacaatgtggttCGTAGCACTAaaaatatacgactgcaacgacacctgttgacaaaatacgaacaaacatttttttagagttcttgagttataaatagtgtTACTAACacgacttttttttatttatatattatttagatTATACAAAGCGGTTTCcatagtaaacaggactttctgaatctagcgccctctggtggggccatctatatgtcgactggtgcgttagaatctgttatctttatcgattgttcagtgagaatttcatctactggaagtgaagttattgcgttctaagtgtcagtatgtttgtgttatcggtgcgaaaataagcttcgaacaaagagccaacattaaattttgttttaaaactagtaaaacttttaccgaaaagtttcaattgatgaaacaagtttatagcgatgattgcctatcccgtagcagagtgcattAGTGGttgcaacgttttcaaagtggtcgtgaggacataaatgacgatcaacgtTGCGCCattcaaaatctgtgatcaccggaaattgcatcgaaactgtgcgtgaattcattaaaaatcagtcgaaatcatcattgaaattcatggaaatggaattgaacatctccaaaacatcgatttgtcgcattttgaccgaacatttgggcttacgaaaggtgtatgcacggtttgttccgcacaaattcactgtcgaccaaaaattgctcacaatccaacattcgaaggactattatttgaccaaaaatcacattttaaccattaaccactctccgtattcacctgatatggaaccgtgcgacttcttcggaaaaatgcatttgccgatgaaaggaaagcgtcatgcagacgtagaagccattcaaaaggcttgcaccggcatactggcggccaaaccggccaatgagctaaaacactcgttcgacatgcttttgggccgtgccaaaagctgtattgaagcagaagaaggctagtttgaataaaataaattgattttgccgaaaaaaccattttttctatttactttggaacgttcCTTGTACACCTTGCTTCTTTTTTTGGAAGGCTTAAAACTGCTGTTTGCGTTTCTGCAAAAGcttttctgatatttttaattgaaatttgctCGACATTAAGTTCTTTTAGCTGCGAACGAATTGCTTGAACTATATCATCCTTTGTAGTACTATTGTCCAAGTCCAGAAtttctattgaaatttttattacagctttataaatttcttatttgtATTAATTGCTGTTTTCTTTTCCCAGCATAATCTCTCCTTTAGCTGTTTTTCTAATTCGCAACACGTTTTCGCCCAGATTTTGAAGAGTTTCCTCCTTTTTAACCGCTTTTAAAATCTCACTAGCGCATTCGGTTTCGGTGGGGCATGCGGTTAACTGTTTTCGCCTCTTTCATGACTTTTATCCCTTTGTTCTTGACAGTCGTTTATATTGCCTCTGCCTTGATTGTAGCTAGATTAGCTGTTCGATCCGTTTTTTTAGAATATCGACGGCCGGGAGCCTGCTTGCTCACTTAATGCTTTTTGTGTACTCGCAGAcatgttttattaatttcggGATCTTACCCGTACCATTTTATACCTATTGGAAGGTGATTTGTCCAGCCGCTCCTAACCTGGAGACTGACGTTGCGCATTAAGTCGCTTACTCTGAGTCAGAGGGTTCCTGGATTTAGTTggtttaacatttatttatggGCGATGTCGATTCACCTCATCACGGAGACTACCTGCTGACCTCACAGTAGCCCAAGCTAGCCCTGTGCCAGAAGGCAGACTACTGCACGCACAAAGCGATACCGCGACCTGAATCCTCTTATTAGTAGCAAAACACTGTTTTTTCCGCGAGTAACCGTACGATCAAAGTAAAACGAAAACACGTGCACTTATATGCAAAAAGGAATATTCGaataaagcataaaagaaaAACCGCAGTTAGAAAACACGTCCGCTCAATGAGAGAGATAGTcgaaaaatggaatttaaagataaaagttcactattgtagtgtattttctatggaaaatttttacaggccttggtccagtctTGAAggtaatattaagggctaaaatttttagggaattttttttgggtatttccaagcaaatttcgtgacgggactgaaaattaatagttcaaaaaaaaaaaacaccctaatatatacatatgtacattagggtggcccTTAGTTGTATGGAggaaaaaataaagtttctgGATTCTCGATCGCACCCCCTAGAAATATGCGAATAGCCTAAAAACTAGTATATACAAAGTTTTGGGTCAATCAAAAAAGGTTagaatttttgccatttttatgtCTCAGACTTCCATATTTCAAAGCCACAATATTCATGACTGGTTTTCCATACTGTAATAAGATCTGCATTTTATTACCTTTCTAAAATTACCACAATCTTAAAAATCGGTCGATAGATAGAGAGTTAcagaaatacaaatatgtaagtaaattaaATGTGTTGCACGTGCATTCTCAAGCGTCGCATGCTCGTGATATACCGTTATAACGGTtctaatgtaattaaaatttatattctgtATTGCTAAAAGCTAGTGTGCTAACGTAGTCGCAAAAGTGAGTACAGAGAAATCGTGGCGTGTAGACTATTTAAttagcaaaataatataataatgattgaatataattttcggtcgaaaatttacttaattgGAACGTCAAGCTCTCAAATTCTTGGTGCAAAACTACCATCAAATAAACAAGTGTTAtcagttttttttcataatcaTAACATAGTCAAATTATCAATTCGTACGAGTGCTGGATTGACTATAAAAGAAGTGTCCGTATTTTGGGAAAAAGCAAGAATTCCAATTAGAGATGAAAAACACTGCATTCACAAGTTGGAAAATATGCATAGAGAATGGCAAGCTAttggaaaaagtaaaaatcggtctagtgaaaagcaaaaacaaaaagtaaagcaATTAAGTGAAATGTTAGATGATTTATTTGATATTGCTCATGCTAATGCATTACAACTAATTAAAATTGACACCGacaaaaagtttttgataaatCAACGAAAAAAGGGGCGACCAGGATGTTTTGGTGTTGTTGATACCAAAACTGCCCAGAAAGAGAAAAGAAAGGCAGCGATTTTAGAAGAACAAATGAGAAGAAAGACACGAGTGGTAGACAATATGGAAAACGAAATTGAGGCAATTAACACAGAAGGTGTGTATTTGAATGGGGtgacatttatgtatttgtagcAGGAGAATTGTCTTCAGACAGTGATGATGTGCATACAAGTTTGGAAAGTGAGATGGAAGAAGATTCTCATCCATCATGCTCCACTTCCATCGAAAATCGAGGAACGAAGTACGTCTTCACTGAAAGAGTCGTATCTGCCCtagataaatgcaaaattagtgATCGTTCAGCAATGCATACATATTGTTACTGCCGTTGCTGAAGCACTAGGACATAATACAAATGAACTCATAATAAACCGTACGTCATTGCAGCGCCAAAGGCATTTAAATCggttaaaaaaatcagaaaacaacaaaaacctcAAGGTAAGTCGTGTACGGATTAGATCATTGAATCGCGGTATTCGGGTAATAAAACTCTCAAGCAaattttcttacatatgtatattcctagaaattttttatttaaaaaaatatacattacaACTATATTGCACTTGAATGAACAAATTTTGAAtggtacatttttttaaatagatacACTGTGGCACTTTGCATTGGGATAGAAAACTCCTTCGGGAAATAACAGGTCGAGAAAAGGTGGAACGACTTCCAGTTGTTGTTACTGACAATGGCGAACACTTAATAGGGGCTCTAAAACTATATGCCGCAACGGGCTCAGAAATAGCTGATACGTTGTACCGAACTGATATTTGAATGGGACTTGAAGGATCATATTGTGGCCTGTTTTTTTGATACGACATCGACTAACACGGGCGTAATAAAAGGAGCTGCAacgttgttaaaaaaaaaacttgagcgAAAGCTTTTGTATCTACCTTGTCGGCatcatatatatgaaatattgctGAGAGGGGTTTTCGAGTGTTATTTTCCCGTAAATACAAGTAAAGACGTCCAATTGTTTCGCCGGTTTCAAGAGAATTGAGAAAATATTGATAGAAACAATTTTAAAGACTTGCTACAAAACAATGAATTAAAATTACGTATGAATGATAACGTAgatactattttaaatttttgtaaggaAGAGATGAAAAAGGAAATAGTTAGAGATGACTATAGGGAATTATTGGAATTGACGTCTATATGTCTAGGAGCAAATAACGGCATAAAATTTCGTGTACCAGGTCCCACTCATCATGCGCGGTGGAAGTCAGAGGCATTATATTGCTTAAAGATCTATTTATTTCGTGAACAGTTCAAACTAACGGAATATGAAGAGAATTCGTTAGCAAGTATATGCGCATTTATTATAAGATTCTACGTTAAGCTTTGGTTTAACTGCACCAATCCGTCTAAAGCACCTCTTCAAGACTTCtcttttattaaagaaattcacGAGTATAGAAATGTTAATGAAAAAATCTctgaaattgcaataaaaaaattttgtaaacacctCTGGTACCTGTCTGAAGAATGTATTGCATTGACGTTATTCGACGATGAGGATTCTTATGCcatgaaacaaaatattgtggaaaaaattaaaaacatcgaCAACTGCGACAAGGAAAcggaaaatttaaagaaaataactaTATGATTTTGTAACAGCAAATACAATTGATTGTTTTGGACGGTTTGGGATTTCACCTCAATTTCTGCAGGTAGATCCACTTTATTGGAGGGATACTGAAACCTTTCAAAAAGCTAAGGAtgttgttataaatataaaagtggtTAACGACACAGCAGAACGTGGAGTAAAACTTATGGAAGAATATAATAGAATACTAACAAATGACGaacaagaaaaacaatatttattacaagttgtaactttataataaaaaacaatttgattCACATAATAAATCATCTTTAATTAGAtcataagaaataatattatattttttattattacaattaccTTTCGCACATAACAAATGAAGTAGGGTAcactaaatttaagaaaatgtaaaaaattcgGAATTTTTCAGGATTTCAAGCTCCTTGCGCAACCTCTAAA
This DNA window, taken from Bactrocera tryoni isolate S06 unplaced genomic scaffold, CSIRO_BtryS06_freeze2 scaffold_120, whole genome shotgun sequence, encodes the following:
- the LOC120780022 gene encoding uncharacterized protein LOC120780022 isoform X1, giving the protein MDIEDSQLTPKAVRSAIAAPRASAPPIAAPRTRRVLSPPRQSSVATPRDTLEDPFEETLPPRCSLCHRPHVLKRCTIFKSMKPAQRQQIARAHGHCMNCLADSHTTFECPTDGLCQYCQRPHHTLFHRFPRRVNPPAIRTNNGHRQHEDPVQRRRGHHSKRTRGAHSRPPAPTYGHRNPPRRPTGLNAVVSTLQRLQRLLGD